Within the Candidatus Methylomirabilota bacterium genome, the region CCGATCCGGATGGGGCCGCGGTCGGCGGCCCGGCCCAGCCGTGGCCTTCCGGCCATGCCCACGGCGGCTGCGCCCATCGCGACAAGGAATCGACGTCTACGCATGGCTCTCTTCTCCTTGTCCCCCGGGTGCGGGACCGCTCAAGGACCTCTGGCGATATCTGGCCCACGATAGTGTGACGAGGCGCGCCGCGCCGTCAAGTAGGGCTGGAACGGCGCGTTGCAAGCCGGGTCGTGATCCCCTACGATTGCCGTCGTGAACAAACCGGATTCCACCAGGCGCGCTGTAGGGGAGGACGCGATGACCGCTCCGGGTTATGACCCGAAGGACGCCACGCCCGTCACGCGCGCGCTCAACCGCGCCGTGATGGACGCTCTGCCGTTCGGCGACACCCAGGACTTCGAGGACGCCCGGCGAGGCTTCCTGGGCTCCCTCCCCGAAGTGGAGATCAAGAACGACCGGGGTCGCGTCGTCTGGAGCCTCAGGGGCTATGCCTTCCTGGGCGAGGAGCATGCGCCGCCCACCGTCAACCCGAGCCTCTGGCGCCAGGCCCGGCTCAACATGAGCCACGGCCTGTTCCAGGTCACCGACCGCATCTATCAGATCCGCGGCTTCGACATCTCGAACATGACCATCATCGAGGGCGACCGGGGGCTCATCGTCGTCGACCCTCTGATCTCGACCGAGGTGGCGCGCGCGGGCCTCGATCTCTACTTGGCGCATCGGGGAGGGGCGCACCGTGGATTGCGGCCGGTCACAGCGGTCATCTACACCCACAGCCACACCGACCATTACGGCGGCGTGCGGGGCGTTGTGGACGAGGCCGATGTGCGAGCGGGCGCCGTCGAGATCTGGGCGCCCGACCGCTTCATGCACGAGATCGTCTCGGAGAACGTGCTCGCGGGCACGGCGATGATCCGGCGCGCGCAGTTCCAGTTCGGCGGCACCCTGCCCAAGGGGCCGCGCGGCCAGGTGGACGCGGGGCTTGGCAAGGCCACGTCGCGCGGGACCGTCACGCTCATCCCGCCGACGCGCATCGTGACCGCGCCGATCGAGACGCACCGCATCGACGGCGTCGAGATCGTGTTCCAGCTCGCCCCGGAGACGGAGGCGCCGGCCGAGATGCACATGTTCTACCCCGCGCTCCGGGCGCTGAACCTCGCCGAGAACGCCACGCACAACCTGCACAATATCTACCCCATCCGGGGCGCCCAGGCGCGCGACGCCAACGCCTGGGCCCGCTACCTCAACGAGGCGATGGACCGCTTCGGCCGCGACACCGACG harbors:
- a CDS encoding alkyl sulfatase dimerization domain-containing protein produces the protein MTAPGYDPKDATPVTRALNRAVMDALPFGDTQDFEDARRGFLGSLPEVEIKNDRGRVVWSLRGYAFLGEEHAPPTVNPSLWRQARLNMSHGLFQVTDRIYQIRGFDISNMTIIEGDRGLIVVDPLISTEVARAGLDLYLAHRGGAHRGLRPVTAVIYTHSHTDHYGGVRGVVDEADVRAGAVEIWAPDRFMHEIVSENVLAGTAMIRRAQFQFGGTLPKGPRGQVDAGLGKATSRGTVTLIPPTRIVTAPIETHRIDGVEIVFQLAPETEAPAEMHMFYPALRALNLAENATHNLHNIYPIRGAQARDANAWARYLNEAMDRFGRDTDVVFAQHHWPVWDNHRVLDFLARQRDLYKHLHDQTVRLMNHGYKAAEIAERLALPKSLAATWHTRGYYGTLSHNAKAVYQRYLGWYDANPANLNSLPPVERGRKYVEYMGGAPAAIRRAREDFERGEYRFVAEAMSHVVFADPSNTEARHLGADALEQLGYAAESATWRNAYLLGAFELRQGQPNVVARAPVSPDVVRAMSLDHVFDYLGVRLNGEKAEDRRIVINWAFSDLARTYVLNLENCALTYLADRRSARADATVTLDRATLDRIILGEVPFAEAVRQGLARIEGEPDMVAELFGLLDDFALMFEVIEPKRMPSGGVTS